The following proteins come from a genomic window of Pseudomonas putida:
- a CDS encoding TraX family protein — protein sequence MRSAGLDLVKWTAIVTMVADHVRFLWPAAEGLFIVGRLAFPLFCLAIAVNVGRSPPGRLFTRTNLRYLGWMLAFMVLSEGPYRWLDPATQTFSVIPTLTLGLLVAWAVHHPPASARIIGLAAVLIATWCSAQLMYGLPGVLLPAAWLMARRRGGVAWLLPCLLAVAGNLTNSWLLEHLLAPVTLLTMAAAALAIPVGCMLLRHDHWPVPAVGRWGYLFYPLHLLVIKALHWML from the coding sequence GTGCGTTCAGCGGGGTTGGACCTGGTCAAATGGACGGCCATCGTGACCATGGTTGCCGACCATGTACGTTTCCTTTGGCCGGCTGCCGAGGGGCTGTTCATCGTCGGTCGCCTGGCCTTCCCATTGTTCTGCCTGGCGATCGCAGTGAATGTCGGGCGCAGCCCACCGGGCCGGCTGTTCACCCGCACCAACCTGCGCTACCTGGGCTGGATGCTGGCTTTCATGGTGCTGTCTGAAGGGCCCTATCGTTGGCTGGACCCTGCCACCCAGACATTCAGCGTGATCCCCACACTGACCTTGGGGCTGCTGGTGGCCTGGGCGGTGCACCACCCCCCTGCGTCAGCGCGAATAATCGGCCTTGCCGCCGTGCTGATTGCAACCTGGTGCAGTGCGCAGCTGATGTACGGGTTGCCCGGCGTACTGCTGCCTGCGGCCTGGCTGATGGCGCGCAGGCGAGGGGGAGTGGCCTGGCTGCTGCCGTGCCTGTTGGCTGTGGCGGGCAACCTGACCAACAGCTGGTTGCTCGAACACCTGCTGGCACCGGTTACCTTGCTGACCATGGCCGCTGCAGCCCTGGCCATACCTGTCGGGTGCATGCTGCTGCGCCACGACCATTGGCCTGTGCCTGCAGTGGGGCGCTGGGGGTATCTGTTCTACCCGTTGCACCTGCTGGTCATCAAGGCACTGCACTGGATGCTGTAA
- a CDS encoding LysR family transcriptional regulator → MESNRFGDITAFVSAAKAGSFTAAAASLGLTRSAVGKSIARLEARMAVRLLNRTTRKLSLTDEGLVAYERWRQILDDLDEVESTMAQRRGKPTGTLRLTAPLSLGQRHVLPVLDAYLKQWPELRADIRFTDRFVDLVEEGVDVAVRIGAPKEDSQLLTRTVAWQQFVTCASPEYLRQHGVPQVPADLYGHDKIAFLIGEKSMAWRFHTPEGLHLCEEPGRLNIDSSEAMLDGARAGFGLIHLPTYITGEDLRAGTLVEVLHAYRPPADPIRVVYPSKRHLSPRVRGFIDLLVASWEHGVPWEQ, encoded by the coding sequence ATGGAATCCAACCGCTTCGGCGACATCACCGCTTTCGTCAGTGCGGCGAAGGCGGGCAGTTTTACTGCTGCAGCGGCGAGCCTGGGGCTAACCCGCTCAGCCGTGGGCAAGAGCATCGCGCGCCTGGAGGCGCGTATGGCGGTACGCCTGCTCAACCGTACCACGCGCAAATTGAGCCTGACCGATGAGGGTTTGGTGGCGTATGAGCGCTGGCGGCAGATTCTCGATGACCTGGACGAGGTGGAAAGCACCATGGCCCAGCGGCGTGGCAAGCCCACCGGCACGCTGCGCCTGACCGCACCGTTGTCGTTGGGCCAGCGGCATGTGCTGCCGGTCCTCGATGCTTACCTCAAGCAATGGCCGGAACTGCGCGCCGACATTCGTTTTACCGACCGTTTCGTCGATCTGGTCGAGGAGGGCGTGGACGTAGCCGTACGGATCGGCGCACCCAAGGAAGACTCACAGTTGCTCACTCGCACTGTGGCCTGGCAGCAGTTCGTTACCTGCGCTTCGCCCGAATATTTGCGCCAGCACGGGGTGCCGCAGGTGCCTGCAGACCTGTACGGGCATGACAAGATCGCCTTCCTGATAGGTGAAAAATCCATGGCCTGGCGCTTTCACACGCCAGAGGGCCTGCACCTGTGCGAGGAGCCCGGGCGGCTCAATATCGACAGCTCCGAAGCCATGCTCGATGGCGCACGGGCAGGGTTCGGGCTGATTCACCTGCCCACCTACATCACCGGGGAGGACCTTCGCGCGGGCACGCTGGTGGAGGTGTTGCACGCCTACAGGCCACCGGCCGACCCTATTCGCGTGGTGTACCCGAGCAAACGCCACCTGTCTCCGCGAGTACGGGGGTTCATCGACCTGCTGGTGGCGAGTTGGGAGCACGGAGTGCCCTGGGAGCAGTGA
- a CDS encoding benzoate/H(+) symporter BenE family transporter, which translates to MKNLIKDCSLSAIVAGCLATMISYAGPLVIIFHAAEAAGLSQGLLSSWVWAISMGSAVLGGLLSLYYRVPVVIAWSIPGSALLVTALPQLGLEQAVGAYLVANLVLLLIGISGAFDRIIARLPGSIAAGMQAGILFSFGIEVFRALPVQPGLVVAMFVAYVLMRRLQPRYAVAAVLCVGAVVTFTSGALRSEALVLELASPQWITPQFSLAALFSLALPMVLVALTGQFMPGMAVLRNAGYATPASPLISASAIGGALLAPFGCHGLNLAAVTASLCTGHEAHDNPRRRYVAAVAGSALYLLLGIAGATLMSLFAAFPAALIAALAGLALYGAISDALARSLAEPQERDAGLFTFLVTASGVSFLGLSAAFWGLLFGLLAHALLRLRRPHAQEALRRSP; encoded by the coding sequence ATGAAAAACCTGATCAAGGACTGTTCCCTTTCCGCCATCGTCGCAGGTTGCCTTGCGACGATGATTTCCTACGCCGGCCCGCTGGTGATCATCTTTCACGCCGCCGAAGCCGCCGGCCTGTCCCAGGGTCTGCTGTCTTCCTGGGTTTGGGCCATCTCCATGGGCAGTGCTGTACTCGGCGGCTTGTTGAGCCTGTACTACCGGGTACCGGTGGTGATCGCCTGGTCCATCCCGGGCTCGGCACTGTTGGTCACGGCCTTGCCCCAACTGGGACTGGAGCAGGCGGTAGGGGCGTATCTGGTGGCCAATCTGGTCCTGCTGCTGATCGGCATCAGCGGGGCCTTCGACCGCATAATCGCGCGCCTGCCCGGCTCGATCGCCGCCGGCATGCAGGCCGGCATTCTGTTCAGCTTCGGCATCGAGGTGTTCCGGGCATTGCCGGTGCAGCCGGGGCTGGTGGTGGCGATGTTCGTTGCCTATGTGCTGATGCGCAGGCTGCAACCTCGCTACGCCGTCGCGGCGGTGTTGTGTGTGGGTGCCGTAGTCACCTTTACCAGTGGCGCACTGCGCAGCGAGGCACTGGTATTGGAACTGGCCTCGCCGCAGTGGATCACCCCGCAGTTCAGCCTGGCGGCATTGTTCAGCCTGGCACTGCCGATGGTGCTGGTGGCGCTGACCGGGCAATTCATGCCGGGCATGGCAGTGCTGCGTAATGCCGGCTATGCAACGCCCGCCAGCCCGTTGATCAGCGCCAGTGCCATCGGCGGAGCCTTGTTGGCGCCGTTCGGTTGCCATGGCCTGAACCTCGCTGCCGTTACAGCCAGCCTGTGCACGGGCCACGAGGCCCATGACAACCCGCGCCGGCGGTATGTCGCGGCGGTCGCCGGCAGTGCGCTGTACCTGTTGCTGGGCATCGCCGGGGCGACGCTGATGTCGCTGTTCGCCGCCTTTCCTGCTGCTCTGATAGCCGCGCTGGCCGGGCTTGCGTTGTATGGCGCGATCAGCGACGCCTTGGCCCGCAGCCTGGCTGAGCCGCAAGAGCGCGACGCCGGCTTGTTCACTTTCCTGGTCACCGCATCAGGGGTGTCTTTCCTTGGCCTTTCGGCAGCGTTCTGGGGCCTGCTATTCGGACTGCTGGCACACGCACTGCTCAGGCTGCGTCGCCCGCATGCCCAGGAGGCCCTGCGCCGTTCACCGTGA
- a CDS encoding OprD family porin: MNQTPCVAIGLTLFSQPLLAAEGGFFEDAKASLSARNYYFSRDFSDIVGANQQSKAQEWAQGFILDFKSGYTPGTVGVGVDALGVLGIKLDSSPDRANTGLLPVHGDGRAADEYSRLAPTFKARVSKTELRVGELQPNLPVLTFSDIRLLPPTYQGVSLSMSELDGLTVQAGHLSSSHLRNEGGDGKMNAMLGHVPQRQVESDAFNYAGGDYAFNSNQSSASLWYGQLEDVYAQGFVGFKHSKPIGDWVLSANLGYFTAREQGDALLGTIDNQAFFSLLTARRGGHSFHAGYQAMYGDSPFPRVFANISPLGNEVPTYEFAYTDERSYQLRYDYNFAAMGIPGLTATVRYLTGNNVDTGQGYEGKDRERDIDLGYAVQSGVLKGLGIRVRNAMARSNYRSDIDENRLILVYTWQLF; encoded by the coding sequence ATGAACCAAACCCCTTGCGTCGCCATCGGGCTGACCCTGTTCAGCCAACCGTTACTCGCCGCCGAAGGCGGTTTCTTCGAGGATGCCAAAGCCAGCCTCAGCGCCCGCAACTACTACTTCAGCCGTGACTTTTCCGACATCGTCGGCGCCAATCAGCAGTCCAAGGCCCAAGAGTGGGCTCAGGGCTTCATCCTTGATTTCAAGTCCGGCTACACACCAGGCACCGTAGGCGTTGGGGTCGACGCGCTGGGCGTGTTGGGCATCAAGCTCGACAGCAGCCCTGACCGGGCCAATACAGGGCTGCTGCCCGTGCACGGTGATGGCAGGGCCGCCGACGAATACAGCCGCTTGGCACCTACGTTCAAGGCCCGGGTATCCAAAACTGAATTGCGCGTCGGTGAACTGCAGCCCAACCTGCCGGTGCTGACTTTCAGCGATATCCGGCTTTTGCCGCCCACTTACCAGGGCGTCAGCCTCAGCATGTCCGAACTGGACGGCCTGACGGTGCAGGCCGGGCACCTCAGTAGCTCGCACCTACGTAACGAAGGCGGCGACGGCAAGATGAACGCGATGCTCGGCCATGTGCCCCAGCGCCAGGTCGAGAGCGACGCGTTCAACTATGCGGGGGGCGATTACGCGTTCAACAGCAACCAGAGCAGTGCCAGCCTCTGGTACGGGCAACTGGAAGACGTTTACGCCCAGGGCTTTGTCGGCTTCAAGCACAGCAAGCCGATAGGGGACTGGGTGCTCAGTGCCAACCTGGGCTATTTCACCGCCCGTGAGCAAGGTGATGCGTTGCTGGGCACCATCGATAACCAGGCGTTCTTTTCGCTGCTCACCGCCAGGCGAGGGGGGCACAGCTTCCATGCGGGCTACCAGGCGATGTACGGCGACAGCCCGTTCCCTCGGGTGTTCGCCAACATTTCGCCGCTGGGCAACGAGGTGCCGACTTATGAATTCGCCTACACCGATGAGCGCTCCTATCAGCTGCGCTATGACTACAACTTCGCAGCCATGGGCATCCCGGGGCTGACGGCGACGGTGCGCTACCTCACCGGTAACAACGTCGATACCGGCCAAGGGTACGAGGGCAAGGATCGCGAACGTGATATCGATCTGGGTTATGCGGTGCAGAGCGGTGTGCTCAAAGGGCTGGGTATTCGGGTGAGAAATGCCATGGCGCGGTCCAATTACCGTAGCGATATCGATGAGAATCGCTTGATCCTGGTGTACACCTGGCAGCTGTTCTGA
- the catC gene encoding muconolactone Delta-isomerase — protein sequence MLFHVKMTVKLPVDMDPAQARQLKADEKELAQRLQREGTWRHLWRIAGHYANYSVFDVPSVEALHDTLMLLPLFPYMDIEVDGLCRHPSSIHADDR from the coding sequence ATGCTGTTCCACGTGAAGATGACCGTGAAGCTGCCGGTCGACATGGACCCGGCCCAGGCCAGGCAGCTGAAGGCCGACGAGAAGGAACTTGCCCAGCGCCTGCAGCGCGAGGGCACCTGGCGCCACCTGTGGCGCATTGCCGGGCACTACGCCAACTACAGCGTGTTCGACGTGCCCAGTGTAGAGGCGCTGCACGACACGCTGATGTTGCTGCCGCTGTTTCCGTACATGGATATCGAGGTCGACGGCCTGTGCCGTCACCCGTCATCGATCCACGCCGACGACCGCTGA
- a CDS encoding MFS transporter has protein sequence MRTLDVHPIIDNARFTAFHWMVMAWCGLLLVFDGYDLFIYGVVLPVIMKEWGLSPLQAGALGSYALFGMMFGALVFGSLADRIGRKKGIAICFALFSGATILNGFASSPSEFGIYRFIAGLGCGGLMPNAVALMNEYAPKRLRSTLVAIMFSGYSLGGMLSAGVGIFMLPRFGWESMFFAAAVPLLLLPVILYYLPESIGFLVRQGRTEEARTLLKRLDPHCDVQADDQLQATDRKGNGGSVLDLFRNGLATRTLALWLAFFCCLLMVYALSSWLPKLMANAGYSLGSSLSFLLALNFGGMAGAILGGWLGDRYNLVKVKVAFFLAAAVSISLLGVNSPMPVLYVLIFIAGATTIGTQILLYAGAAQLYGLAVRSTGLGWASGIGRNGAIVGPLLGGALMGINLPLQLNFIAFAIPGAIAALAMAVHLASSRRHALAATA, from the coding sequence ATGCGAACCCTTGACGTTCACCCGATCATCGACAACGCCCGTTTCACCGCCTTCCACTGGATGGTCATGGCCTGGTGCGGCCTGCTACTGGTCTTCGATGGATATGACCTGTTCATCTACGGCGTGGTGCTGCCGGTCATCATGAAAGAATGGGGCCTGAGCCCATTGCAGGCCGGTGCCCTGGGCAGCTATGCGCTGTTCGGCATGATGTTCGGTGCGCTGGTTTTCGGCAGCCTGGCCGACCGGATCGGGCGCAAGAAAGGGATTGCCATCTGTTTCGCCCTGTTCTCGGGGGCGACCATCCTCAACGGCTTTGCCAGCAGCCCCAGCGAGTTCGGTATCTATCGTTTCATCGCCGGCCTTGGTTGCGGCGGTTTGATGCCCAATGCCGTGGCGCTGATGAATGAATACGCGCCCAAGCGCCTGCGCAGCACGCTGGTGGCAATCATGTTCAGCGGCTATTCGCTGGGCGGCATGCTTTCGGCGGGCGTGGGCATCTTCATGTTGCCACGCTTCGGTTGGGAGTCGATGTTCTTCGCCGCCGCAGTGCCGCTGCTGCTGTTGCCGGTGATCCTGTATTACCTGCCCGAGTCGATCGGCTTTCTGGTGCGCCAGGGCCGCACCGAGGAGGCGCGCACGTTGCTCAAGCGCCTGGACCCGCACTGCGATGTGCAGGCTGACGACCAATTGCAGGCGACTGACCGCAAAGGTAACGGCGGTTCAGTGCTGGACCTGTTCCGCAATGGCCTGGCCACCCGCACCTTGGCCCTGTGGCTAGCGTTCTTCTGCTGCTTGCTGATGGTCTACGCGCTCAGCTCGTGGCTGCCGAAACTGATGGCCAACGCCGGCTACAGCCTGGGCTCGAGCCTGTCCTTCCTGTTGGCACTGAACTTCGGCGGTATGGCCGGGGCAATCCTGGGGGGCTGGCTGGGCGACCGCTACAACCTGGTGAAGGTGAAAGTCGCGTTCTTCCTGGCAGCGGCTGTGTCGATCAGCCTGCTGGGCGTCAACAGCCCAATGCCGGTGCTGTACGTGCTGATCTTCATCGCCGGCGCCACCACCATCGGCACGCAGATCCTGCTGTACGCCGGTGCTGCCCAGCTTTACGGCCTTGCGGTGCGTTCCACCGGCCTGGGCTGGGCCTCGGGCATCGGCCGCAACGGCGCCATCGTCGGGCCGCTGCTCGGCGGTGCGCTGATGGGGATCAACCTGCCGCTGCAACTCAATTTCATCGCCTTCGCCATTCCCGGTGCAATCGCCGCGCTGGCCATGGCCGTGCACCTGGCGAGCAGCCGGCGTCACGCCCTGGCCGCGACGGCCTGA
- a CDS encoding 1,6-dihydroxycyclohexa-2,4-diene-1-carboxylate dehydrogenase codes for MNNRFHNKVALVTGAAQGIGRGVCWRLKAEGAQVVAVDRSELVHELAGEGVLTLIADLEQYTDCARVMALAVEAFGRIDVLVNNVGGTIWAKPFEHYEVPQIEAEVRRSLFPTLWCCHAALPYMLERGSGAIVNVSSIATRGVNRVPYGAAKGGVNALTACLAFETAGRGIRVNATAPGGTEAPPRRVPRNEAEQSEQDKRWYQQIVDQTLDSSLMHRYGSIDEQVGAILFLASDEASYITGVTLPVGGGDLG; via the coding sequence CTGGTCACCGGTGCCGCTCAAGGCATCGGCCGTGGCGTGTGCTGGCGGCTGAAGGCCGAAGGCGCGCAGGTGGTTGCCGTGGACCGCTCCGAACTGGTCCATGAACTGGCCGGGGAGGGCGTGCTGACGCTGATCGCCGATCTTGAGCAATACACCGACTGTGCCCGCGTCATGGCCTTGGCGGTAGAAGCGTTCGGTCGCATCGACGTTCTGGTCAACAACGTTGGCGGCACCATCTGGGCCAAGCCGTTCGAACACTATGAAGTGCCGCAGATCGAAGCCGAAGTCCGCCGCTCGCTGTTCCCCACCCTGTGGTGCTGCCACGCTGCGCTCCCGTACATGCTCGAACGCGGCAGCGGCGCCATCGTCAACGTCTCCTCGATTGCCACCCGCGGCGTCAACCGCGTGCCCTACGGCGCGGCCAAAGGCGGGGTCAATGCACTGACCGCCTGCCTTGCCTTCGAAACCGCCGGCCGCGGCATCCGGGTCAACGCTACCGCCCCCGGCGGCACCGAGGCGCCGCCACGGCGCGTGCCACGCAATGAGGCCGAGCAGAGCGAGCAGGACAAGCGCTGGTACCAGCAGATTGTCGACCAGACCCTGGACAGCAGCCTGATGCACCGCTACGGCAGCATTGACGAACAGGTTGGCGCGATCCTTTTCCTGGCCAGTGACGAGGCGTCCTACATCACCGGCGTGACCCTGCCGGTGGGGGGCGGCGACCTCGGCTGA
- a CDS encoding metal-dependent hydrolase, protein MDSITQAVLGAALQGTVLGRIQGRRSLIYGAALGTVPDLDVVIRYADPVSQMTYHRGFSHSIFVLTGLALLLAWLVNRLGRTRWPDKGYTLPRLFLAFWLVLVTHPILDSFTVYGTQLFWPLQFTPQSWASVFIIDPVYTVPLLAAVLYAGIRGVSRKALRLMSLALMFSTVYLGFGLAGRMAAEQRFQAALDQQGIVANEVRAVPIAFNSLVWRVLAKTPDGDYYEGVSSVFDRAPPEMQRLPRNLQLATALADNPLLQRLRWFTDDWLRYDEVGGALVVTDLRMGIPGNYTFRFNMGHRDAKGHWVADTPTAWRGSGAGSMFNRHDLALIWRRIVDQQPPLPLAAWTAQYLHQADGPGR, encoded by the coding sequence TTGGACTCCATTACCCAAGCCGTACTCGGCGCCGCGCTGCAAGGCACAGTGCTTGGCCGTATCCAGGGCCGCCGCTCGTTGATCTACGGCGCCGCACTGGGCACCGTGCCGGACCTGGACGTGGTCATCCGCTACGCCGACCCGGTGTCGCAAATGACCTACCACCGCGGCTTCTCCCACTCTATCTTCGTGCTGACCGGCCTGGCCCTGTTGCTCGCCTGGCTGGTCAACCGGCTGGGCCGCACGCGCTGGCCTGACAAAGGCTACACCTTGCCCAGGCTGTTCCTGGCGTTCTGGCTGGTACTGGTCACCCACCCGATCCTCGATTCCTTCACGGTGTACGGCACGCAGCTGTTCTGGCCGTTGCAGTTCACCCCGCAAAGCTGGGCCAGTGTGTTCATCATCGACCCGGTCTACACCGTGCCGCTGCTGGCGGCCGTGCTCTATGCCGGTATCAGGGGCGTGAGCCGCAAGGCGTTGCGCCTGATGAGCCTGGCCTTGATGTTCAGCACGGTTTACCTGGGTTTCGGCTTGGCCGGGCGCATGGCCGCCGAGCAGCGTTTCCAGGCTGCCCTCGACCAACAGGGGATTGTCGCAAACGAGGTGCGCGCGGTACCGATCGCGTTCAACAGCCTGGTCTGGCGCGTGCTGGCCAAGACCCCGGATGGCGATTATTACGAAGGCGTCAGCAGTGTATTCGACCGCGCACCTCCGGAGATGCAGCGCCTGCCGCGTAACCTGCAGCTTGCAACTGCATTGGCCGATAACCCCCTGTTGCAGCGGCTGCGCTGGTTTACCGATGACTGGCTGCGCTATGACGAGGTGGGCGGTGCGCTGGTAGTCACGGACCTGCGCATGGGGATCCCGGGCAATTACACCTTCCGCTTCAACATGGGCCATCGCGATGCGAAGGGGCACTGGGTTGCCGACACGCCCACTGCGTGGCGCGGCAGCGGAGCAGGCTCGATGTTCAACCGCCATGACCTGGCGTTGATCTGGCGCCGTATCGTGGATCAGCAACCGCCATTGCCGTTGGCCGCCTGGACCGCCCAATACCTGCACCAGGCCGACGGCCCCGGGCGCTGA
- a CDS encoding muconate cycloisomerase family protein: MTSPTIERLEAIIVDLPTIRPHKLAMHTMQQQTLVVLRLRCSDGVEGIGEATTIGGLAYGYESPEGIKANIDAHLAPALAGMAADNINAAMLKLDKLAKGNTFAKSGIESALLDAQGKRLGLPVSELLGGRVRDSLEVAWTLASGDTARDIAEAEHMLEVRRHRVFKLKIGANPLAQDLKHVVAIKRELGERASVRVDVNQYWDESQAIRACQVLGDNGIDLIEQPISRINRSGQVRLNQRSPAPIMADESIESVEDAFSLAADGAASIFALKIAKNGGPRAVLRTAQIAEAAGIALYGGTMLEGSIGTLASAHAFLTVRQLTWGTELFGPLLLTEEIVNEPPQYHDFQLHVPRTPGLGLTLDEHRLARFARR; this comes from the coding sequence ATGACAAGCCCGACCATTGAACGGCTGGAGGCGATCATCGTCGACCTGCCCACCATCCGCCCGCACAAGCTAGCCATGCACACGATGCAGCAGCAAACCCTGGTGGTCCTGCGCCTGCGTTGCAGCGACGGTGTGGAAGGTATCGGCGAAGCTACCACCATCGGCGGCCTGGCTTACGGCTACGAAAGCCCCGAGGGCATCAAGGCCAATATCGACGCGCATCTGGCGCCGGCGCTGGCCGGCATGGCTGCCGACAACATCAACGCTGCAATGCTCAAGCTCGACAAGCTGGCCAAGGGCAACACCTTCGCCAAGTCCGGCATCGAGAGCGCCTTGCTCGATGCCCAGGGCAAACGCCTGGGGCTGCCGGTCAGTGAGCTGCTGGGCGGGCGCGTGCGCGACAGCCTAGAGGTGGCCTGGACCTTGGCCAGCGGTGACACGGCACGTGACATCGCCGAGGCCGAGCACATGCTGGAGGTTCGCCGCCACCGGGTGTTCAAGCTGAAGATCGGCGCCAACCCCTTGGCACAGGACCTGAAACATGTGGTGGCGATCAAGCGTGAATTGGGCGAGCGCGCCAGTGTGCGGGTCGACGTCAACCAGTACTGGGACGAATCCCAGGCCATTCGCGCCTGCCAGGTGCTGGGTGACAACGGTATCGACCTCATCGAACAGCCGATCTCACGCATCAACCGCAGCGGCCAGGTGCGCCTGAACCAGCGCAGCCCCGCGCCGATCATGGCCGACGAGTCCATCGAAAGCGTGGAGGACGCGTTCAGCCTGGCTGCGGACGGTGCCGCCAGCATCTTCGCCCTGAAAATCGCCAAAAACGGCGGCCCGCGTGCAGTACTGCGCACCGCGCAGATTGCGGAAGCGGCCGGCATCGCCCTGTACGGCGGCACCATGCTCGAAGGCTCGATCGGCACCCTGGCTTCGGCACACGCCTTCCTCACCGTGCGCCAGTTGACCTGGGGTACCGAGCTGTTCGGGCCGCTGCTGCTGACCGAAGAGATCGTCAACGAGCCGCCGCAGTACCACGACTTCCAGTTGCATGTGCCACGTACCCCAGGCCTGGGCCTGACCCTCGACGAACACCGCCTGGCGCGCTTCGCCCGCCGCTGA
- the catA gene encoding catechol 1,2-dioxygenase, with amino-acid sequence MTVKISHTADAQKFFEEAAGFGNDDGSPRLKRIVKRVLQDTARLIEDLEISEDEFWLAVDYLNRLGGRGEAGLLVAGLGIEHFLDLLQDAKDAEAGLSGGTPRTIEGPLYVAGAPIAQGEVRMDDGSEEGVATVMFLEGQVLDPQGQPLAGAVVDLWHANTRGTYSFFDSSQSEYNLRRRIVTDAEGRYRARSIVPSGYGCDPQGPTQECLDLLGRHGQRPAHVHFFISAPGHRHLTTQINLSGDKYLWDDFAYATRDGLVGEVVFREGPDGRYAELKFDFQLQKALQDADEQRSGRPRALQEG; translated from the coding sequence ATGACCGTGAAAATTTCCCACACTGCCGACGCCCAGAAGTTTTTTGAAGAAGCAGCAGGCTTTGGTAACGACGACGGCAGCCCACGCCTCAAACGTATCGTTAAGCGTGTTCTGCAGGACACCGCCCGCCTGATCGAAGACCTGGAAATCAGCGAGGACGAGTTCTGGCTGGCTGTGGACTACCTCAACCGCCTCGGCGGACGTGGCGAGGCCGGGCTGCTGGTAGCGGGGCTGGGCATCGAGCACTTCCTCGACCTGCTGCAGGATGCCAAGGATGCCGAGGCTGGCCTGAGCGGTGGCACCCCGCGCACCATCGAAGGCCCGCTGTACGTTGCCGGAGCGCCGATCGCCCAAGGCGAGGTGCGCATGGATGACGGCAGCGAGGAGGGCGTGGCCACGGTCATGTTCCTCGAAGGCCAAGTGCTCGACCCCCAGGGCCAGCCGCTTGCCGGCGCCGTTGTCGACCTGTGGCATGCCAACACCCGTGGTACCTACTCGTTCTTCGACTCGAGCCAGTCCGAGTACAACCTGCGCCGGCGCATCGTCACCGACGCCGAAGGCCGCTACCGCGCGCGCTCCATCGTGCCCTCGGGCTACGGCTGCGACCCGCAGGGGCCGACCCAGGAATGCCTGGACCTGCTGGGCCGCCACGGCCAGCGCCCGGCGCATGTGCACTTCTTCATCTCGGCGCCGGGTCACCGGCACCTGACTACACAGATCAACCTGTCTGGCGACAAGTACCTGTGGGATGACTTTGCCTATGCCACGCGCGATGGGCTGGTCGGTGAGGTGGTGTTCCGTGAAGGGCCCGACGGGCGCTATGCCGAACTCAAGTTCGACTTCCAGTTGCAGAAGGCGCTGCAAGACGCGGATGAGCAGCGCAGCGGGCGGCCTCGGGCCTTGCAGGAAGGCTGA
- a CDS encoding alkene reductase, giving the protein MKLFQPLQIGPLTLPNRVFMAPLTRLRSLEPGDVPTPMMVEYYAQRASAGLIITEATQISFQAKGYSGSPGIHTAEQIAAWRLVNEGIHAAGGHSAVQVWHTGRVSHTTLQPGGQAPVAPSALPANARTTLRDEQGNLLRTETSAPRALGEEEIAGIVADFGQAAVNAREANFDFIELHAAHGYLLHQFLTPSANQREDRYGGSVENRARIVLEAVDAAIAGWSAERVGIRIFPLGGFNGVDNGEDQEAAGLYLIKELAKRNLAYLHLSEPDWAGGKPLRDTFRKAIRAAYPGVIIAAGAYTAEKGEDLIGRGLIDAVAFGRSFIANPDLVERLRVQAPLNEHRPQFDYANGPEGYTDYPFLKQA; this is encoded by the coding sequence ATGAAACTCTTCCAACCCTTGCAGATCGGCCCATTGACGTTGCCCAACCGCGTGTTCATGGCGCCCCTTACCCGCCTGCGCAGCCTGGAGCCCGGGGATGTACCCACCCCGATGATGGTCGAGTACTACGCCCAGCGTGCCAGTGCAGGCCTGATCATTACCGAGGCTACGCAAATCTCCTTCCAGGCCAAGGGCTACTCGGGTTCACCAGGCATTCACACCGCCGAGCAGATTGCCGCGTGGCGCCTGGTAAACGAAGGCATTCATGCTGCAGGCGGCCACAGCGCCGTGCAGGTCTGGCACACCGGTCGTGTGTCGCACACTACCTTGCAGCCTGGTGGCCAGGCGCCAGTGGCGCCCTCCGCACTACCTGCCAATGCCCGTACCACGTTGCGTGACGAGCAAGGCAACCTGCTGCGCACTGAGACCTCAGCACCGCGTGCCCTGGGCGAGGAAGAGATCGCCGGCATCGTCGCCGATTTCGGCCAGGCAGCGGTCAATGCTCGCGAGGCCAACTTCGACTTCATCGAATTGCATGCCGCTCACGGCTATCTTTTGCACCAGTTCCTCACCCCTAGCGCCAACCAGCGTGAAGACCGCTATGGCGGCAGTGTCGAGAACCGCGCCCGTATTGTGCTCGAGGCGGTGGATGCCGCCATTGCCGGTTGGAGCGCCGAGCGCGTGGGTATCCGCATTTTCCCGTTGGGTGGTTTCAATGGCGTGGACAATGGCGAAGATCAAGAGGCAGCAGGGCTGTACCTGATCAAGGAACTGGCCAAGCGCAACCTGGCCTACCTGCACCTGTCCGAGCCGGACTGGGCTGGTGGCAAGCCGCTGCGCGATACGTTCCGTAAGGCTATTCGGGCGGCTTACCCAGGGGTCATCATTGCCGCAGGTGCTTATACCGCAGAGAAAGGCGAAGACCTGATCGGGCGTGGGTTGATCGATGCCGTGGCATTCGGGCGCAGTTTCATCGCCAACCCGGACCTGGTGGAACGCCTGCGGGTTCAGGCGCCACTGAACGAGCATCGGCCACAGTTCGACTATGCAAACGGGCCTGAGGGGTATACGGATTACCCGTTCCTGAAACAGGCTTGA